The genome window TTGTATTAATCATAATGAAGATCCTCCCCGCCTGTTTTGAATGGATTATAACATGAAAAAAGCCGCCTGCAAAGCGTCAGGCGGTATTGATTATGCATTAAAGAATAAACTTGCGGATGTCCATCGGGCGGTTCTCACCTTTCAGCCGTTCGTTCACATAGGCTTCATCGATTTTCAGCTCAAAGGGCGGCATGTTTTCATCGCCGGCGTTGAACAGAACGTCTTCAAGCAGCTGCTCGAAAATGGCGTGCAGCCGCCTGGCTCCGATGTCTTCGGCGTTTTCGTTGGCGTTGCATGCCGCTTCAGCCACCGCGGAGATGGCGCTTTCCTCAAACGTGACCATCACCCGGTCCACAGCCAGCAAAGCCTGGTACTGCTTGGTGAGTGCGTTTTCAGGCACAGTCATGATTTGCATGAAGTCTTCCTTTGTCAGGCTCTTCAGCTTCACATGCACCGGGAAACGGCCCTGCAGCTCGGGAATCAGGTCTGTGATCTTGCTGACATGGAATGCTCCGGCAGCAATGAACAGCATATAATCCGTCTTTACGGCTCCGTATTTCGTGCTGACGGTGCAGCCTTCCACAATGGGAAGGATATCGCGCTGTACGCCTTCCCTGCTCACGTCAGGACCGTGGGCACCTGAAGCGCTGGCGATCTTGTCGATTTCATCGATAAATACGATGCCGTTCTGCTCGGTTCTGTACACCGCCTCTTCCTGGACAGCGTCATTATCGATCAGTTTGGCAGCTTCCTGGTCAGTCAGGATCTTCCGGGCTTCGCTGACCTTCACATGACGCATCCGGGTGCGTTTGGGCATCATGTTGCCCATCATATCGCCCAGGCTGATGCTGCTTCCACCGACTTCAAGGGTGGGAGCTTCCTCTTCCACTTCAAGCTCGAGCTCAGTGTCTTCAATTTCGCCGCGCATCAGCTGCTGGCGGATATCTTCCTTCCGCCGGGCCAGAGCCGCGACTTCTTCTCCGCTGGGCTGCTGTTCCTTCTGTTTTCCAAGCAGGAAATCAAGGGGATTGGAGGCGTTGTTCTTCCGGGGACCATGTGCCAGGATATCGCTGAGGCGTTCCTCAGCCAGGACCCGCGCCCGGGGCATAACACGTTCCTCATGTTCCCTGCGGACCATTCTGACAGCGTTTTCGGTCAGGTCACGGATAATGCTTTCCACATCCCGGCCCACATAGCCGACTTCGGTGAATTTGGTGGCCTCCACCTTGATAAAAGGAGCGCTGACAAGCTTGGCGAGCCTGCGGGCAATTTCCGTTTTACCTACACCGGTGGGACCAATCATCAGGATATTCTTCGGAATAATCTCATCACGGAGATCACCTTCCACCCGGCTGCGGCGGTAACGGTTCCGCAGGGCAATGGCGACAGCTTTTTTTGCTTCGTCCTGGCCGATAATAAAACGATCCAGTTCGTGTACAATCTGCCTGGGTGTCAGTTGCTCGCTCATGGTGTTCACCTGCCTTTAAACAGTTTCGACGATAATATGATCATTCGTATAAACGCATATGCTTGCCGCGATATGCAGGGCCTTCTCGGCGATTTCAGCGGCGCTCAGGTCGGTATTCTGAAGCAGCGCGCGGGCCGCGGCAAGCGCGTAGTTTCCGCCTGAACCGATCGCGGCGATTCCTTCATCCGGATCGATTACCTCGCCTGTACCGCTGAGGATCAGCAGCCTGTCTTTATTGGCTGCGATCATCATGGATTCCAGCTGGCGCATCATCTGATCACCGCGCCAGTTCTGGGCCAGGGCCACAGCGGCCTTCTCCAGGTTTCCGCCGCATTGCTGCAGTTTCTCCTCGAACTTTTCGCACAGCGTGAAAGCATCAGCGACGCTGCCGGCAAAGCCGACAACAAC of Aristaeella lactis contains these proteins:
- the hslU gene encoding ATP-dependent protease ATPase subunit HslU; the encoded protein is MSEQLTPRQIVHELDRFIIGQDEAKKAVAIALRNRYRRSRVEGDLRDEIIPKNILMIGPTGVGKTEIARRLAKLVSAPFIKVEATKFTEVGYVGRDVESIIRDLTENAVRMVRREHEERVMPRARVLAEERLSDILAHGPRKNNASNPLDFLLGKQKEQQPSGEEVAALARRKEDIRQQLMRGEIEDTELELEVEEEAPTLEVGGSSISLGDMMGNMMPKRTRMRHVKVSEARKILTDQEAAKLIDNDAVQEEAVYRTEQNGIVFIDEIDKIASASGAHGPDVSREGVQRDILPIVEGCTVSTKYGAVKTDYMLFIAAGAFHVSKITDLIPELQGRFPVHVKLKSLTKEDFMQIMTVPENALTKQYQALLAVDRVMVTFEESAISAVAEAACNANENAEDIGARRLHAIFEQLLEDVLFNAGDENMPPFELKIDEAYVNERLKGENRPMDIRKFIL
- the hslV gene encoding ATP-dependent protease subunit HslV, with the translated sequence MSSPFRGTTICAVKRNGQIAIAGDGQVTMGEHTIFKTTARKVRRLYNGEVVVGFAGSVADAFTLCEKFEEKLQQCGGNLEKAAVALAQNWRGDQMMRQLESMMIAANKDRLLILSGTGEVIDPDEGIAAIGSGGNYALAAARALLQNTDLSAAEIAEKALHIAASICVYTNDHIIVETV